GGATGCCGCTCGACAACCCATTGCCGACGCCGAGCACCGCCGCGAACATGCCGAACCACAGCACGGCCGCATCGAGATCATGGGTGAACGACAGGGCGAGGAATCCCGCGCCCATCAGCACCATCGCGGGCATCGCCGCCCACAGCCTGCCGAAGCGGTCCATCACCTGGCCGCTCGCGTAGAACAGGGCGAAGTCGATCGCACCCGAGATGCCGACGACGAGGGCGATCGTGGAGGCATCCAGGCCCAGCGACAGGCCCCACAGCGGAAGCACGACCTGACGCGCGGACCGGACGGCCGACAGCGATGCTGCCGCGAGCCCGAGGCGGCCGAGCACACTGCGCTGCTGCCACATCGTGCGGAAGATGCCGGTGCGCTCGACCGTCGGGATCGACCCGGTCACGACCTCACCCGAGTCGTCGGAGAGAGAGGCAGTGCGCACCGCGGTGGTCGGCGGGATCGTCTTCTCGGGATCCGGGCCGAGCAGCACCAGCAGCACCATCACGACGAGGCAGCCGAGGAAGAACCAGATCGCGGCGGACTCCGACCCGAACAGCTGCAGAAGTCCGGCCGCCACGAACGGGCCGATGAAGATGCCGAGACGGAAGCTGCCGCCGAGCAGCGAGAGCGCTCTGGCACGGAACGCGATCGGCACCCGAGTGGTCATGAAGGCGTGGCGCGCGAGCCCGAAGGCGGCCGCGCAGAAGCCCAGCAGGAAGACCGACGCAGCGAGCACGGCCAACGACGGGGCGAGCACCATCCCGACGCCGGCAGCGATCGCGATCACGCCGGCGATCACCATCGTGACCCGCTCGCCGATGCGGGCTACCGCCCAGCCCGCCGGCAGGTTGCCGCACAGCTGACCGACGACCAGTGCGGAGGCCACGAGCGCCGCGAATGCGACATCCGCGCCCATCGCCGACGCGATCACCGGGATCAGCGGGATGACGGCGCCCTCGCCGAGGGAGAAGAGGACCGTGGGGAGATACACCATCGGTCCGAATCGCCTCAGGACCGTGGATGCGCTGCTCACTCGTTTCACGCTACTCCCGTTCCCGGGCCGTCGCCGTCCGCGCAGGCGGCACGGTACGCTGGAGCCGACATGCTCGAACTCGATCTCTCCGCCGACATCCAGGCCCTGCGACTCACCTACGGTGACATCCGCGAGGTGCTCGATGTCGAGACCATCCGCTCCGACATCGCCCGCCTCAGCGAGGAAGCCGGCGCGCCGGACCTCTGGGACGACCCCGAACGCGCCCAGAAGGTGACCAGCGCGCTGAGCCACCGGCAGTCGGCGCTCGCCCGGGTCGAGGGGATCGGTCGTCGGCTCGACGACCTCGAGGTGCTCGTCGACCTCGCGAACGAGATGGGTGACGAGGACTCCGCCGTCGAGGCCCGCGCCGAGCTCAACGCGCTCACCGAGATCATCAACCAGCTCGAAGTGCAGACGCTGATGGACGGCGAGTACGACGAGCGGTCCGCGATCATCACCATCCGCTCCGGTGCCGGCGGCGACGACGCCACCGACTTCGCCGAGATGCTGATGCGCATGTACCTGCGCTGGGCCGAGCGTCACAAGTACCCCGTGAAGGTGCTCGACACCTCCTACGCCGAGGGTGCGGGCATCAAGTCCGCGACCTTCGAGATCGACGCCCCCTATGCCTTCGGCACCGTGTCGGTCGAGGCCGGCACGCACCGTCTGGCCAGGATCAGCCCCTTCGGCTCGGCCGACAAGCGCCAGACCTCGTTCGCCGCGGTCGAGGTCATCCCGCTCATGGAGGAGGCGACCGAGGTCGACATCCCCGAGAGCGACATCCGCGTCGACGTCTTCCGCTCGTCCGGCCCCGGTGGCCAGTCGGTCAACACCACCGACTCCGCCGTGCGCCTCACGCACCTTCCGACCGGCATCGTCGTGTCGATGCAGAACGAGAAGTCGCAGATCCAGAACCGTGCTGCCGCGATGCGCGTGCTGCAGACCCGCCTCCTGCTGCTGCAGAAGGAGGAGGAGGCTGCGAAGAAGAAGGAGCTCGCCGGGAACATCACCGCGAGCTGGGGCGACCAGATGCGCTCGTACTTCCTCTACGGCCAGCAGCTCGTCAAGGACCTGCGCACCGGACACGAGTCCGGCAACCCGGCCGCCGTGTTCGACGGCGACCTCGACGGGTTCATCTCGGCCGGCATCCGCTGGCGCAAGCGCAAGGAAGAGGACTGAGCTCAGCGCTCTGACCTCAGCGCTCTGAGCGCGTTCCGAGTTCGCGCCTCGTTCAGCTCAGCGGGCGGCGCCCTCGAGCGTGCCGGTGATCTCCTCGTAGCTCACCGCGATGCACTGGATCGCCCGGTCGTTCCACCGATTCCACGAGGCCTCGGTCGGCACGAACCAGTAGTTGTCGAGCTCGGACTCCTCGTACGGCACCCCGATGAACGTCGCAAAGCCCGCGTCGCACTTCTCCGTGGCGAGCCTCTGGAGTTCGTCGTCACCCGGGAAATCGCCGTCCGGCGCGTCGAAGATGAGGTAGACCTCGTCGGTGTGCGGCTGGTCGCAGGGCACGATCGGGAGCTCGTAGATCTCGTCATCCCACTCGATCAGCGGCAGGCAGTGCCCGACCTCGAGGTCGCCGATCGGCACCGTCTCGGTGCCTTCGGGAAGCCCGCCGTCCGCGCCCGGATCCTCGGACTCCTCGGCGGAGGCCGACGGCGACGGAGTGGGGGAGGCGAGCCCGGTCATGCCGAGCGAGAGCAGCCCGACGCCGATCGCGAGCACCGAGCCGACGACGCCGACCGCCAGACCCGTGATGCCCGGCCACTTCGTCCCCGGAAGGAAGAGCGAGACGAGCGAGGCGACGAAGCCCGCGCCCAGCAGCACCCAGCCGACGACGGAGATCACCGGGATGCACGACAGGATGACGCCGACGACGACCACCGCGAGTCCGATGATGCCGAGGATCGACGCCCGGGTCTTCGGCTGCGCGGGAGTGAACTGACCAGGGTACGCGCCGGGCTGGCCCGACCATGGATACGGGTTCTGCGCGATCGCCGACGGGGCGTCAGCACGCGGATACGGGTCGGCGCCGGCATCCGCTGCCGGGCTCGGCGCCTGCCACACGTGCGGAGCGACGAAGGGCTGCTCGACCGGCGCGGAGGCGGCTGCGCCCTGTGCTGCCGAGGCCTGCACCGGCGCGGCAGAGGCCGGCACCGGTGCAGACTCGGCCTGCGGGGCGGGAGGGGCGGACTCGACGGTGTGCTGCGTCCACCCCGAGCCGTCCCACCAGCGTTGACGGCCCGAGCCGTCGTCGTACCACCCCGCCGGGGTCGTCATCGCTCCTGCCCGCTGTTCGGGATCAGCCGGCGGACGGCGTGATCGAGATGCGCGCGACCTCTTCGAGGAGCTCGTCGGTGAAGATGATCTCGTACGACTCGCTCTGCGCGACATCGAACGTGATGGTGCCGGTGATGGTGTCGCCGGCCGCGAGCTCCTCGGCGACGATCCCGTCGACGTAGTAGTCGTAGGTGCCCTCTGCGCCCTCGGCGGTCTCGATCGAGAAGTAGAAGGGGTTCACGTAGCTCGTGCCGGAGATGCCCTCGAAGGTGACATCGAGGATGACGTAGCCGCCGTTGGTCGACTCGATGCTCGAGCCGTCGGTGGTCGCCCACTTCGCCGAGTTGATCGTGACCTCGCTCGTGCCCGAGAGCTGCTCGATCGTCACGGGAGCACCGAGCTCGCCTTCGACGACCTCAGGGGTGTCGGTGCCGTCTTCGGTGCCACTGGACGGGGAGTCCGTCGGCAGGTCGTCGACGGCGTCGGCGACGCTCGCGACCGCGAACACGATCGCGACGATGACCGCGATGATCGTGCCAACGACGGACAGGATGAGCCCGGTGATGCCCGGCCACTTCTTGCCCTTCAGGAAGAGCGAGATCAGCGACACGATGAAGCCCGCGGCGAGCAGGATCCAGCCGAACACGAAGGTGACCGGGATGCAGGCGAGCAGCGTGCCGAGGGCGGCGAGACCGAGGCCGACGATGCCGACGATCGAGATGCCGGCCGGGGCTGCGGGTGCCGCAGCGCCGTAGGCGGGCGGGTAGCCGCCGGGCGCGCCGTAGTTCTGCCCGGCGGGAGCGTACGCCGCAGCGCCGGGGTAGCTGGGAGCGGCTGCCGGATATCCGGGAGCCGTCGGGTACGCCCCGGGCTGCGCGGGCGCTGCGCCAGGGTAGGAGGGAGCGGCGCCAGGGTAGGAGGGCGCTGCGGCGGGGTAAGAGGGGGCGGCATTCGCGTAGGGCGGCACGTCGCCGTCGAGCGGCGCCGTCGGACCGGTGCCTCCCGGGGCGACGAAGTCCTGCTGCGGGGCGGACTCGACGGCGGAGTCGGCAGGCGTGGCCGCCGGGGACTCTGAGGCCGCCCACGCGGGTGCGGCGTCGGGGGCTGCGACGTCTTCGGCGGGTGTCTGCGACGCGCTCTGCCCGACCGTGTCGTCTGCGGCATCCGTCGGTGCCGGGGTGTTCCAGGACTGGCTCTCCACCGCGGCCACGGACTGGATCGAATCGGCGGTCTCAGCCTCCGCGGCCGACCCCGTCGACGTCTCGGCCGATGCCCGGTCGTGGGTGGCATCCAGATCGTCCTCGGTGGAGGATGCTTCCGCAGCAGCATCTGCGGCGGTCGCCTCGACGGCGGACTCTGCTGCCGGGGCCTCCGCGACGGGTGCGAAGTGCTCCGTCCACTGCGTGCCGTCCCACCAGCGCTGGCGCCCGGATCCGTCGTCGTACCAGCCTGCAGGCGTCGTCATGGTGTTCCCCTCGAAGTCGTGGTCCACGCAGACGGCATGGATCGGCATCTCCATGTATATCAGTGGAGGCAGACGCTCAGGGAGTGCCCGGGGTGTCGCTCGCGGGCACACGACACGGCGCGCTTAGGCTCGAACAGCCATGATTCGGTTCGAGAACGTCACGAAACGCTACCGCGGGACCGCGAGGCCCGCGCTGTCCGGTGTCGACTTCGAAGTGCAGCGCGGGGAGTTCGTCTTCCTCGTCGGTGCCTCGGGGTCCGGCAAATCGTCCTGCCTGCGGCTCATCCTGAGGGAGGACGTGCCGACGACAGGTCGCGTCGCCGTGCTCGGACGTGATCTTCGCTCGCTCGCGAACCGCAAGGTGCCGTACTTCCGGCGCCACATCGGATCCGTCTTCCAGGACTTCCGCCTGCTCCCGTCGAAGACGGTCTACCAGAACGTGGCGTTCACGCTGCAGGTGACCGGCTCCTCCCGCGGCTTCATCCAGCAGGCGGTGCCGGAGGCTCTCGCCCTCGTCGGACTCGACGGCAAGCAGAAGCGGATGCCGCACGAGCTCTCCGGTGGAGAGCAGCAGCGCGTCGCGATCGCCAGGGCGCTCGTCAACCGCCCCCAGGTGCTGCTCGCCGACGAGCCGACCGGAAACCTCGACCCCGCCACCTCGGTCGACATCATGCAGCTGCTCGCGCGCATTAACGCCGGAGGCACGACTGTGCTCATGGCCACTCACGAGGCGGCGTTCGTCGACCAGATGCAGCGTCGGGTCATCGAGCTCCGTGACGGCGAGATGGTGCGTGACGAGGTGCACGGCGGATACGGCGACACCTCCAACATCCCTCGACTCGTGCCGGAGGAGGTGCGAGGCGCGGCGGCCGCCGCAGCCCTCACCGCGGTCCAGGAGGTGCAGCGCCAGACCTCCGACCTCTCGATCGTCCGGGCGGCCCTCGCCGAGGAGCTGAGTGCCCAGCGCAAGGCCGCAGCGGCGTCGTCCGACGCCGTGCCGACGGCATCCGAGACTCCCGAGGCGCAGGCCGCACCGCTCGAGGAGCCGGTCGTCGAGCAGCCGGTCGTCGAGCAGGTCGCTGCGCGGATGCCCGGTGAGACGACCCCCGTCGCTCCCGCCGGTCCGCGCACGCACCCGATCGTGCTTCCCGAGGTCGACGTCGCCGAACTCGGGGTGGCCGATCGACTCGGCCTCTCTGATGACGGCGCAGAGGAAGTGGGCCCGACCTCATGAGAATCGGACTCATCCTCACCGAGGTCCTCGGCGGCCTGCGGCGCAACATCTCGATGGTGATCTCCGTCGTCCTGGTGACCTTCGTCTCGCTGACCTTCGTCGGCGCAGCCATCCTCATGCAGGCGCAGATCGGCACGATGCGCGGTTACTGGACCGAGCGGGCGCAGGTCGCGGTCTACATGTGCTCGGACATCTCCGAGCAGGACACCTGTGTCGACGGCGGTGCCTCTGAGGACCAGGTGAATGCCGTCCGCGACCAGCTGGAGGGCGAGGCGCTCGCGCCGCTCATCAGCGAAGTCACCTTCGACTCGAAGGAAGACACCTACGCCAAGCTGGTCGACCAGCTGGGCGAGGACCAGGCCAGCGTGATCACGCCGGACCAGGCGTTCGAGGTGTTCTTCGTGACGATGAAGGACCCTGGGCAATCCCAGGTCATCGCGGAGGCGTTCAACGGCGTCGCCGGGGTCGAGCAGGTCCAGGACCAGCTGCAGTACCTCGAACCCCTCTTCTCGGCCCTCACCGTCGCGACGTACATCGCCGTTGGGATCGCCGTGCTCATGCTCATCGCCGCCATCCTGCTGATCGGCACGACCATCCGGCTATCCGCGTATGCGCGGCGCAAGGAGATCGGGATCATGCGTCTGGTCGGCGCCTCGAACCGCTTCATCCAAACGCCGTTCGTGCTGGAGGGCGTCTTCGCCGCATTCCTCGGGTCCGTCCTGGCGAGTGCCGCCGTGGTCGCAGGTGTGCACTTCGGTGTCGACGGCTACCTGCGAGGGCGCGTCCCGTTCATCACGACCTGGGTCTCGATGAGGGACGCCGCGATCGTGGTGCCGGTCCTGATCGGCATCGGCGTGGTGCTCGCCGCGCTCTCGGCAGGCTTCGCGATCCGTCGCTGGCTGCGCACGTGAGCCGCCCGTCGGTATAGACTGACAGGCTGTCGTGCGCCCGCCACCGGGCTCTGGAGCCACTGCACGGCACGGATCAGGAGAGAATCATGCCCAGGGAACGCGGGGAGAAGGTCATCGCGACCAATCGTCGCGCACGTCACGACTACAACATCGAGAAGTCGTACGAGGCGGGGATGGTGCTCACCGGCACCGAGGTGAAGTCGCTGCGCCAGGGGCGCGCGAATCTGAGCGACGGCTACGCGTTCGTCAAGGGCAACGAGGTGTTCCTCGACTCCGTGCACATCCCGGAGTACTCGCAGGGCCACTGGACCAACCACTCGGCCAAGCGCGTCCGCAAGCTGCTGCTGCACCGCGAGGAGATCGCGAAGCTGCAGCATGCCGTCTCGGCCGGTGGCTACACGCTGATCCCGCTCAAGCTGTACTTCTCCGACGGTCGGGCCAAGGTCGAGATCGCTCTCGCCAAGGGCAAGCGCGAGTTCGACAAGCGCCAGACGCTGCGCGAGCGTCAGGACACCCGCGAGGCCGAGCGCGCGATGCGCCTGCGCAACCGCGTCGGCGAGTGATCAGCTCTCGGTAGCGAACCCGAAGACGCGGCCGAGGAACGAGTACTCGCGCTCGAGCGCATCCACGATCGTCTCCTTCGCACGGAACCCGTGTCCCTCACCCGGGTAGAGGACGTACTCGTGATCGATCCCGCGCGCAGCCAGTGCGTCGCGGATGGCCTCCGACTGCGACGGCGGCACCACCCGGTCATCCGCTCCCTGCATCAGCAGCACCGGCACATCGATCCGGTCCGCATGGGTCAGGGGAGAGCGGTCGACGTAGAGATCCTCGGCCTCCGGCAGCGGGCCGACGAGACCGTCGATGTAATGCGCCTCGAAGTCGGGGGAGTGCGCGGTCAGCATCCGCAGGTCGGCCACGCCGTAGCGGCTGATGCCCGCCGCGAACGTGCCGCCTCGGACGAGGGCGGACAGCACCGTCCAGCCGCCGGCAGATCCGCCGCGGATCGCGATGCGGTGAGGATCCGCGAGGCCGGCCTCGGCGAGGCCGCGGGCGGCGGCGATGACATCGTCGACGTCCACGACGCCCCATGCCCCGTCGAGGCGCTCACGATAGGCGCGTCCGTAGCCGGTGGAGCCGCCGTAGTTCACGTCGAGCACGCCGATGCCCCGGCTCGTCCAGAACGCGATGGCGGCCGATGCGGCTCCCGTGACGTGCGCGGTGGGACCGCCGTGCACCCACACGATGTAGGGCGCGAGCTCGCCCTCGGGTGCCGACGTCGTCGGGTTCGCCGGGGAGTACACGAAGGCGTGCACGTCGCCGTGCGCTCCCTTCACGACCAGTGAGGAGGCTGCGGGCATCCAGTCGGGGTCGACGGGCTCGGCACCGGTGATCGCCGTGACCTCACCCGAGTCCACGTCGACGCACCACACGCCAGGCGATGTCGTCGAGCTGTTCCCGGAGAGCAGCACCCGGGTGCCTGAGACGTCGTCGACGCTGACATGTCCGTCGGCGGGGAGCTCGAGCACCCGGGCGGCACCGTCGTGATCGAGGAGGACGACCTCGTCGCGTCCTTCGGTCCGCACGGCGACGAGACGCCCGTCATCGAGCGGCCGGTACCAGCGGTTGCCCAGCACCCAGAGCCCGTATCCGGTGTCGGCGTCGACGTCGTCGTCACCCACGGGCTCCGCCGGCCCGAGCGCTCGGAGATTCTCGATGCGCTGACGGTGCAGCGTCCAGCGACGGGAGGGATCGTCGGCGTAGACGAGTTCCGTGTCATCCAGCCATTCGGGCTGCAGAGCCGCGCGGGCGGGCAGCTCGACGGCGGTCGCACCGTCCGAGAGCTTGAGGGCGGCATGTTGCCACGGCATCCGCCGTCCCGACCACTCGACCCAGGCGATGCGGGTACCGTCGGGGGAGAGGGCGGGATGCGCGTAGAACGACTCGCCCTCGACGACCACGTGCAGTCGAGAGGCGTCGTCGTGCGCCGAACCGTCGGTGGGGATCTCGATGATCGCCCGGCGGTGAGGGTCCTGCGTCAGGTCTTCCCTGACGGCGAACAGGCGGCCCTGCTGCAACCGCAGGCCGCCGTGGGCGGGGCCCGCGGGGGTCAGCGGGGCCGGTGTGCCGCCCCGCGGCATCCGATGCACGCGCTGATCTGAAGCGGCCACGAAGTAGAGAGTGCCGTCGTCGTCGGCTGTCCATGCCCCGCCGCCGTACTCGTGCACCCGCGAGCGAGCGCTCCAGGGGGCGGGAAGGATGTCGGCCCCGGTCGAGCTGCGCACGGTCAGGCGCCCGCCCTCGGAGGGGACGGATTCGCCCCACCAGATCTCCTCGCCGACGAATAGGGCGCCGTCGATCCGTGGTGCGGCGGTGGCGACAGTGGCGGGGGAGAAGGGAGAGGGCCAGGTACCGAACGGCGACGACATGCTCCGAGCCTATGGTGCCGACCGACGGCCCGCATCGGGCGGAGTGCGGACGACGGTGCCGCGCATGACGAAGGCTCCTCCTGTGCAGGAGGAGCCTTCGCGGGAGTCAGACGGCGCGCAGCACGGCCACGATCTTGCCGAGGATGACGGCTTCGTCACCCAGGATCGGCTCGAACGCGGAGTTGCGCGGCAGCAGCCACGTGTGGCCGTCACGGCGACGCAGCACCTTGACCGTGGCCTCGCCGTCGAGCATGGCCGCGACGATCTCGCCGTTCTCCGCGCTGTTCTGCGACCGGACGACGACCCAGTCGCCGTCGCAGATCGCCGCGTCGATCATCGACTCGCCCGAGACGTTGAGCATGAAGAGGTCGCCCTTGCCGACGAGCTGCCGGGGAAGGGGGAAGATCTCCTCGACCTGCTGATCGGCGGTGATCGGAACCCCGGCGGCGATACGCCCGACCAGGGGGACGAGTGCGGCGTCGCCGACAGGCGTCGCGACATCGGCGGGGTTCTCGCCGCTCGTACCGGGCAGGTCGATGAGCACCTCCATGGCACGCGTCTTGCCCGGATCGCGCCGCAGGTAGCCGCTGAGCTCGAGCTGACCGAGCTGATGGGTGACGCTCGACAGCGACTTCAGGCCGACGGCGTCGCCGATCTCGCGCATGCTGGGCGGGTAGCCGTGCCGGCTGATCGAGGTCTGGATGACCTCGAGGATCGCCATCTGCTTGGGACTCAGGCTCTTCCGGCGACGCGTTCGCGGGACGTCGGACTCGGGTGCGGAGTTCTCGCTCATGGTGCTCCTCAGGTATGCGATCCGGCGTCTCAGTTCGAATGTCGGAGGTCCGTGGTGGGGTATCCGTATCGAAACCGTATCCGAGAATCGCGCTGATGTGGAAGATCTGTTCGAGCGTGTCGGCCGAATATCGGATGTGTTTTTCGAAGAACGCTTGACAGATGTTCGAATTCGAAGATACCTTCGGAACGTAGCTTCGCATCAAAGGCTCCCGGCCGAGACGCGGATGCGAACGCTACGCCAACTTCACCGTTTCGGCGGGAGATGCAGAGGAGCCACGACATGAGCACCATCACCTTCAGCACCGCAGCAGTAGTTCTTCCGGTTCGCCCGGCGACGCGGCTCAAGCTGACGGCGCGTGGCCGCCGTGTCGTCCTCGCGATCGCGGCAGTGCCGCTCGCCGTGGGGATCGGCTTCGCCGCTCTCAGCGGCGGCAGCGCGATGGCATCGGGAGAGCAGGTGGCCACCGCGTCGTTCGCCACCGTGACGGTGATGCCGGGCGACACCCTGTGGTCGATCGCCGAGAGCATCGCACCGGCTGCCGATCCGCGCGAGGTCATCGGCGACATCACCCGCTTGAACGTCCTGCACGGCGGCGAGCTGCAGATCGGTCAGGAACTGGCCATCCCCGCGCAGTACTCCGAGTGAGGCCCCGCGCAGTCCTTCTGCGTCATGACGAGAGTCGAGTGGTCTGACGCGGCCTACCATGGGAAGGGTGACTGCATCACTGTCTGACCTCCCGCTTCGCGACGACCTTCGAGGCCTCACGCCGTATGGCGCTCCTCAGGCTCCGCTTCCGATCGCCCTGAACGTCAACGAGAACACGCATCCCGTGCCGGATGCCGTGGCGAGCGACATCCTCGACGACATCGCGGTCGCATTGCGGGATGTGAATCGGTACCCCGACCGTGAGTTCACAACGCTGCGCGAGGGATTCGCGGAGTATCTCGGACATGGACTCCAGCCCGAACAGATCTGGGCGGGCAACGGATCGAACGAGGTGCTCCAGCACATCCTCCAGGCGTTCGGGGGACCGGGGCGCACGGCGTTCAGCTTCGCACCGACGTACTCGATGTACCCGCTCATCGCCCAGGGCACGGGCGCGCGCTGGATCGCAGGCGCCCGCCAGCCCGACTACACGATCACGCCCGATGAGGCGGCCGCGCAGGTCGAGGAGCTCGACCCCGACGTCATCCTGCTGTGTTCCCCGAACAACCCCACGGGCACCCCGCTCGGTCTCGACGTGGTCGAGGCCGTCTACGAGGCGTCGCGCGGCATCGTGATCGTCGATGAGGCGTACCAGGAGTTCGCGCCGCACGAGGCGCCGTCGGCGCTGACTCTGCTCGACGGGCGACCGCGCCTCGCGGTGTCGCGCACGATGAGCAAGGCCTTCGCGTTCGCGGGAGCACGAGTGGGCTATCTTGCCGCCGACCCCGCGTTCATCGACGCTCTCCGCCTCGTGCGTCTGCCGTACCACCTGAGCGCCCTGACACAGGCGGCAGCGATCGCCGCTCTGCGCAACTCCGAGGTCATGCTGGGCATGGTCGAGGAGATCGTGGAACAGCGCGATCGCATCTCCGCCACCCTCGAGGCGCTGGGGTACACGCCCCACGAATCGTGGTCGAACTTCGTCCTGTTCGGCGGCGTCGCCGAACCGCAGCGGGTCTGGCAGCAGCTCTACGACCGAGGCGTCCTCATCCGCGATGTCGGAATCCCTGGACACCTGCGCGTCACCGCCGGCACCGAGGCGGAGACCACCGCGTTCCTCGACGCCCTCGCCTCGATAGGATCGGCTTCATGAGCAGCCCCGTCCAGACCCCGCGCACCGCCTCGCGTGTGCGCAGCACGTCGGAGTCCACCGTCGAGCTCGAACTGAACCTCGACGGCACCGGTGCGAGCCGCATCGACACGTCGGTGCCGTTCTTCGACCACATGCTCACGGCCTTCGCGAAGCACTCGCTCACCGACCTCACGGTGCGCGCCTCCGGTGACACGCAGATCGATGCGCACCACACGGTCGAGGACGTCTCGATCGTGCTCGGACAGGCCATCCTCGAGGCGCTCGGCGACAAGTCGGGCATCTCCCGCTACGGCGATGCGCTGGTGCCTCTCGACGAGGCGCTCGCGCAGGCGGTCGTCGACATCTCGGGGCGTCCCTACCTCGTGCACACCGGGGAGCCCGCAGGATTCGAGCACCACCTGATCGGCGGCCACTTCACGGGATCGCTGGTGCGTCACTCGTTCGAGGCCATCAGCTTCAACGCCGCGCTCACCGTGCACGTCCGGGTCCTCGGCGGCCGCGATCCGCACCACATCGCGGAGGCGGAGTACAAGGCGTTCGCCCGCGCGTTCCGTCAGGCCAAGGCTCTGGATCCGTCTGTGGACGGCATCCCCTCGACCAAGGGCGCACTGTGAGCAGCGCGCCTCGTGTCGCCGTCTTCGACTATGAATCCGGCAACGTCCACTCGGCGGTCAAGGCGCTCGTCGCGGCGGGTGCGGATGCGGTGCTCACCCGCGACCGCAAGGAGGCGCTCGAAGCCGACGGCCTCGTCGTGCCAGGCGTCGGCGCATTCCAGGCCGTCCGTGATGCGCTCTTCGCGCACGGCGGTGACGAGATCATCGATCGACGCCTCGCCGGAGGTCGCCCCGTGCTCGGGATCTGCGTCGGCATGCAGGTGCTCTTCGCGCACGGCGTCGAGCGCGGTCACGACACCGAGGGCCTGGCCGAGTGGCCGGGAGCCGTCACCGAGCTCAACGCTCCCGTGCTTCCGCACATGGGATGGAACACGGTCGAGCCGGGCTCCGACTCGGTGCTCTTCCGGGGTATCGAGAACGAGCGCTTCTACTTCGTGCACTCCTACGCCGCGCAGTCGTGGGAACTCGATGTGATCCCGCCGTTCCCGCAGCCGGTGCTCACCTGGTCGACGTACGGGGACCCGTTCCTCGCCGCTGTCGAGAACGGACCGCTGTCGGCCACCCAGTTCCACCCCGAGAAGTCCGGGGATGCGGGCATCCAGCTCCTCCGCAACTGGGTCGACAGTCTCCGCGGCTGACAGCGCGCGCTGACGGGCGTCGCACGCCCCCGACCGGTCCGCGCTGTCAGAACCCGCGAGCGACCGCGGCGGCAGCAGACAACCACGCCTGCTGCGTCGGCGCCGCGAGACCCCGAAGGCGCAGGTGACCGTCGACCATCTCACGGTCGAACGGGATGCTGACGACCTCACGAGCCAGCGGCTGGTAGCCCGCCACGACCTCAGCGACATCCGCGGACGACGCCTTCGGATCGGCCTGACTGACGACGACGACCGAATCGCGGGCCAGGCGGGCTGACCGCTCGTCGCGATCCTCCAGCGCCTCGAGAAGCAGTGCTCCTGCTTCGGCGTGGTCGTCGCGGGTCGTCGTGGCGACGACGATCTGGTCGGCGAGATCGATCATCCGCAGCCACATCGGGTCGGACTCGTCATTGCCGGAGTCGATGATGATCAGGCGGTAGAACTTCGCTGCC
This genomic interval from Microbacterium hydrocarbonoxydans contains the following:
- the hisH gene encoding imidazole glycerol phosphate synthase subunit HisH: MSSAPRVAVFDYESGNVHSAVKALVAAGADAVLTRDRKEALEADGLVVPGVGAFQAVRDALFAHGGDEIIDRRLAGGRPVLGICVGMQVLFAHGVERGHDTEGLAEWPGAVTELNAPVLPHMGWNTVEPGSDSVLFRGIENERFYFVHSYAAQSWELDVIPPFPQPVLTWSTYGDPFLAAVENGPLSATQFHPEKSGDAGIQLLRNWVDSLRG